Genomic segment of Nitrospirota bacterium:
CCTGATGCTGTAAATGCCTCTTGCGGGCAGCATCCTTGAAGAATGCGATTCGACAAACCTGAAAGCCTGCCTCTCCTCTTCGCTGTCCTGTGAAGTGAATATTGAAACACCTACGTAAAGCAAGACGTTCAAAAGAAGCCCCCAGAACAGCGAGTGGCTCCAGCGGTCCATACCTTCAAGGCCGAAGAGGGCTGTCGGGTTTAGAAGTTTCGAGTGGAACACGCCTCCCCAAAAGCCTTCGTGCTCGATGATGCCCGCCCGCATCAGGGCCGGTATCATGAGCGTATACATCCATACGCTGAAACCCGCAAGGATGCCGGCGATGGCGCCTTTTTTGTTGCCGCCCTTCCAGAAAATGCCGAACAGCAGAGGGGGCGCAAAGATTGTGACAGCTTCAAATGATTTAAGCCCGATGTCTACGAGGCTGTAAAAATTCCCGATATAGATGGCAAAGGCATAGCCTAAAAATACAAGCCCGATAATGATGACCCTCCTCGTATTCAGGATCATTGCATAAAAACCCTTCATTGCGTTCATCCGCCAGAGAGCGGGCATCACAAAGCTGTTCATCACCATAGTGCTCAGCGCAAGCGATTCAACGATCACCATGGCAGTGGCCGCCGAGAAACCGCCGATGAATGCAAAGAGCGCAAGCAGCGGCATGCCCCTGTTTAGAGGGATGCTGAGGACAAAAAAGTCCGCGCTTTGCTGCGGCTCGCCGAGCAAAAGCCCGCCGTAAGCAATGGGCAGGACAAAGATGTTGATGAGAAAAAGATAAAGGGGGAACAGCCACATGGCTTTTTTAATGTGCTCATGTGAAGAGTTTTCAACAACAGACACGTGAAACTGTCTCGGCAGAAACATAATAGCCATCATCGAGAGGAACGTCAGGGAAGTCCATTCAGTAAAACTCACGTTTGAATCCTGCCCAAGGAGCATAAGATTTGAAAATTGCGAATTCCTTATCTTCTCGAATATGCCGCCCACTCCGTCAAACAGCCCGTAGGTCACAAAAAGCCCGACGGATATGAAGGCCACGAGCTTTATCGCCGATTCAAAGGCAATGGCAAAGATAAGGCCGCCGTGACGCTCTGAGACGTCAACCTTTCTCGCCCCGAAAAAGATCGCAAAGACGCCTAACACGAGTGTGATAAACCATCCCGCGAAATGGCTCCCCTCCGGTTCACCCGAAAGGATAACGAAGGTGGTCATGACTGCCTTGAGCTGCAGTCCGAGGTACGGCGTTATGCCTATAACGGCAACGAGGGTCACGAGGGCTGAAAGGAAAAGCGAGTTGCCGTAGCGCGACGCTATGAAGTCCGACATCGTAGTGATCCTGTTCTCTTTGCAGATGTAAACGATCTTTCTCAGGACCACCCACCACAGAGCGGCCATGAGAGTGGGGCCTATATAAATCGTCAGAAAGCTCAGGCCCGCGTTTGCCGCCTTGCCAACGCTGCCGTAGAAGGTCCACGACGTGCAGTAGACCGCGAGGGAAAGCGAATACACATAAGGGTTTGATACGAGATTGCTGCCTTTGCGCTCTTTCCTTTCAGCGTAATAGGCGATCAGAAAGAGCAGCACCAGATAGGCGAATATGATGGAGATCAGGACCGCGGGAGAAAACAATCATCCTCCATTGTTTCTCTTTTTTGAGTATATGGTTGCAAAGAAGATCAGGCCGATAAAAATAAGCCACGCCACGAAAAAATATTTCGACAGATCGTATTTGAATATGCTGATGACGGGCCAACTGAAAAGGACAGCCCCGAGGACAAAAAGAAATATCCAGATATCCCTCTTCATATACGGGATATTATAGCAGAAGAGCAGAAGTGCAAAAGAGCAATAGCGCAAAAGTTAAAAAAATAAAGTCCCTGTCGTTTTTTACTTCTGCACTTTTGCTCTATTGAACTTTCGCACTTTTGCACTTTTGCACTTTTCAAAAATTCTGTTGCATTTAATGGCCTTAAAAATTACAATAAAGCAATTCCATTATTAGGGTTGCTCTTATGACTCTCTTTAAAAAGATTGCTGACTATCTGCGGCTGATAAAATTCTCGCATTCCATCTTTGCGCTTCCTTTCGCGTTTACTTCAGCGATAATTGCCGCGGGGGGCCTGCCGTCCCTTGATCAGATATTCTGGATCACGGTTGCGATGGTGAGCGGCCGGACCGGCGCGATGGGCATGAACAGGATAGTTGACAAGAACATCGACGCGCTTAATCCGAGGACCAGAAACAGGGAGCTCCCAAGGGGGGTCATAAAAACATGGGAGGCCTTTATCTTTACTGCCATTGCGTTCGCCCTCCTGCTGCTTTCCGCTTACAAGCTTAATCCCCTCTGCTTCAAAATTTCGCCGCTGTTCCTCCTGGTGCTTTTTTCTTATTCATATACGAAAAGATTCACATGGCTTTGTCACATCGTCTTGGGAATCGCGCTTTCACTCGCCCCCCTGGGCGCGTGGATTGCCGTGAAGGGGACTTTCGACACAGAGATACTGCCGCTCTGTTTCGCGGTCATGTTCTGGGTCGCGGGCTTTGACGCGCTTTACGGCCTGCAGGACATTGACTTCGACAAAACACACGGCATCTATTCCATCCCGAGCATCTTCGGCGTAAACGCCTCGCTCTGGACTGCGCGCGTATTCCATATAATCACCATAGGGCTGCTGTTAAGCCTGATACCTATTTTTAAATTGAACGGTTTTTATTTATTCGGGGTTTTACTGGCCACAGGGCTTCTGCTTTATGAGCATTCACTCGTTAAGCCCCATGACTTAAGCAAGCTCAACATCGCCTTTTTCAATATGAACGGCTACATAAGCGTCACGGTCTTTGTCTCCACCCTGTTTAATTACGTGATACCTTTATAGCCTGTTATGCTCTTTGCCCTATGCTTTTTCTTAAAGGAAGCGAAATGAAAACGAAGAACCTGATACTTCTCATTTGTCTTTTTTTACTGTCAACAATTTCCGTAAACAAGGTCTCGGCCCAGCCTTTGCCCAAACGTGTTTATATAACCAACGTCGGCAACAATACGGTCTCGGTCCTTGACACATTAAAGAATGAAGTAGCGATGACCCTGAGAGTCGGCGTATGGCCTTCCGGTGTAGCTATCGATCAAAATACCGGCCGGATGTATGTCGTCAATTCAAATCCCGGCGACAGCAGCATCTCCGTTATCGGTTTAAACAGTAATTCGGTGCTGTCAACGATAAAGGTAAGCAGCAGCCCCATGCATATAGTAATTGATTCCGCTGCAAGGCTTGCATATGTGACCCATCCCGAAAACAAGGAGCGGATTATTTCGATAATAGATCTTGAGAAAAACACAGTTGCCGGGAAAATAAAGGTTGGTATGGGCGCCTTTGACGCGGGCATTATCGGTGATAAGCTTTATGTCAGCAATTCAGGCGATAAAACGGTTTCGGTCATCAGTACACAAAGCAGGACAGTAACAAAAACTATAAAGGTCAATGAGACGCCGCTCGGCGTAGCCGCAAACCCTGTCAACCGGAAGGTGTACGTGGCCAATCACGGCAAAAATACAGTTACCGTCATCGATGCCGGAGAAGACAGGGTCTCAGCAACCATAGAGGTTGATAAGAAGCCCTGGCACATAGGAATTGATCCATCAAGGAACATGGCCTATGTTACCAACAGAGGCTCTAACACCGTTTCGGTCATAGACACCGCAGCTAATAAAGTCATAGATACAATCAGGGTGGGCAGGGAGCCGATCGGCATAGCTATAGACAGCAATAAAAATAAAGCATACGTGGTCAACCATGCGGACAGCAGCGTATCAATAATCTACATGAGGACCAATGAAGTTACCGGCACGGTAAAGCTTGGGCTTACCCCGAACAGCCCCTACTCCGGTTCCCCGTGGGGCGCTGCCGTGTTTTAAATCATCCGCAGATGACGCAGATGACCGCAGATTTAAAAAATTTGATTAACTTATTCCTTGCTTTGCTCCAGAAACGTATGTCTGCCATTATACCGTGACCGGACGAGATTAATCTGTGTAAATCTGTGGATGATATTCAATCTCTGATTCTAAGATACAAAACACTGCCTGTTATGCCGAAGACGATCAGCCCGATCCACGGGGCAAACCAGGCGGGCAGGGCGCCTGTGTTGCCGAGCGCTATGCTGACGGAATAGATCAGCCAGTAGGCCACGCTTACAAGTACCCCTATGCCGGCGGCCTTGATGCCTCCGCCCAGTCTTGAGTTTAAAGCGAGGGCCACGCCAAAGAGGACCATGATAAAATTTATCGCGGGATAGGAAAGTTTTTCATAGAGGCGCACTGCGTATCTCAGGTTTTTAAATCCGGCCCTCTCAAGCCTCGTGTAATAAGAGTAAAGCTCGGCAAAATTCATCTCCGCGGGTTTTTTCATTTCATCGTCGAACATTTTGGGCTCCTCGATCGCGGAGGATATGAGAGAATCATATTTCCTTGACGTGTTGGCGGTGAAATCAAAGACGGTCACGTTTTTTAGTTTCCATACCCCGTCTTCCCACACAGCCTCCGCGGCTTCGGTCCTCTTTTCCAGAACAAAAGAAGGATTAAAACTGAATATGCTCGTTTTTAAAATTTTATTCTGGTCTGCAACAAAACCATCGATACGGACCAGGCTTTTATCAATGCCCTTCAGCCACAGGGCGCCTTCCCTGAAACTGATCCTGGGCGATTCTTTCAGGATCTTCACCTTCCTTATCCATGCCGCTTTTCTGGCAGCCGCAGGCACTGCCGTCTCGCCTAACAACAGGGCGAGCAGGCTGAAAATGACCCCGATTAAAAGAAAACCCGAAAAGAGTCTCTTCGTGCTGCACCCTGAGGCCTTGATGATCAAGACCTCTCTCCATTTTGAGGCCATTCCGATAGTCATGAGGACGGAGAAAAGAGAGGCAAACGGAAGGGCATACAACATAACGCCCGGGGCCTGCAATAAGAAATACTGGCCTATCAGGTGAGCAGGGGCCTTGTGGGTGTAGAACTCGTTTATCTTGTCAAAAAACTCGGCAACGATCGCGATACTCGTAAAACTCAGAAGGAGAATTACCAGATACCGGATGAATTCTTTTAAAAAGTATTTCCTTAGAATTTTCATGATGCCTAAAATTTCCTGATCGGCTTGTCCATATATGCCCTGTAAAAAAACAGCACCGTAAGGGCGCTGAAAAAAACGTTGGGGGCCCATTCTCCCACAAAAGCAGGAAGCTTCCCGGCCTTCACAAAAGATTCGCCCGTTATAAGAAGCAGGTAGTAAAGCATAAGCACCGACATGCTCATGGAAAAACCGCCGAGGCGGCCTACCTTTCCGATCCTGCCGGAGAGCGCCGGTCCGAGAATGCCGAAAATTATACAGGTAAACGGCAGCGCCAGCCTCCTGTGCAGTTCTATCGCCCACGAAGTTGAGCTTCCGCTTTCCTTCCAGAGCTTGCCGGTTTTTATCTCTTCGGGCTTTGCCTTGTCCATCGGATCTAACCCTGTCATAAGCACCAGATCAAAAGTTGAAAATATAATTTCCGATGAACTGTTCCCCGAGTATGTGTGTATCAGTCCTTTGTTCATGGTCAGTTTTATCTGGCCTTCACCGGGATTAGAGGTCAATACGCCGTTCTCAGCGACGATCACTACAGGGTCTTTGAATGTTTTATCACCCTCCCTGTAGACAAAGATCCCCTTCAATTCGTCTTTACCGGGTATTCCCTTCACATAAATGACCGTGTCCTTGAATACATCGGAGAATGTCTCCTCCT
This window contains:
- a CDS encoding UbiA family prenyltransferase; this translates as MTLFKKIADYLRLIKFSHSIFALPFAFTSAIIAAGGLPSLDQIFWITVAMVSGRTGAMGMNRIVDKNIDALNPRTRNRELPRGVIKTWEAFIFTAIAFALLLLSAYKLNPLCFKISPLFLLVLFSYSYTKRFTWLCHIVLGIALSLAPLGAWIAVKGTFDTEILPLCFAVMFWVAGFDALYGLQDIDFDKTHGIYSIPSIFGVNASLWTARVFHIITIGLLLSLIPIFKLNGFYLFGVLLATGLLLYEHSLVKPHDLSKLNIAFFNMNGYISVTVFVSTLFNYVIPL
- a CDS encoding YncE family protein; this encodes MKTKNLILLICLFLLSTISVNKVSAQPLPKRVYITNVGNNTVSVLDTLKNEVAMTLRVGVWPSGVAIDQNTGRMYVVNSNPGDSSISVIGLNSNSVLSTIKVSSSPMHIVIDSAARLAYVTHPENKERIISIIDLEKNTVAGKIKVGMGAFDAGIIGDKLYVSNSGDKTVSVISTQSRTVTKTIKVNETPLGVAANPVNRKVYVANHGKNTVTVIDAGEDRVSATIEVDKKPWHIGIDPSRNMAYVTNRGSNTVSVIDTAANKVIDTIRVGREPIGIAIDSNKNKAYVVNHADSSVSIIYMRTNEVTGTVKLGLTPNSPYSGSPWGAAVF
- a CDS encoding PAS domain S-box protein gives rise to the protein MFSPAVLISIIFAYLVLLFLIAYYAERKERKGSNLVSNPYVYSLSLAVYCTSWTFYGSVGKAANAGLSFLTIYIGPTLMAALWWVVLRKIVYICKENRITTMSDFIASRYGNSLFLSALVTLVAVIGITPYLGLQLKAVMTTFVILSGEPEGSHFAGWFITLVLGVFAIFFGARKVDVSERHGGLIFAIAFESAIKLVAFISVGLFVTYGLFDGVGGIFEKIRNSQFSNLMLLGQDSNVSFTEWTSLTFLSMMAIMFLPRQFHVSVVENSSHEHIKKAMWLFPLYLFLINIFVLPIAYGGLLLGEPQQSADFFVLSIPLNRGMPLLALFAFIGGFSAATAMVIVESLALSTMVMNSFVMPALWRMNAMKGFYAMILNTRRVIIIGLVFLGYAFAIYIGNFYSLVDIGLKSFEAVTIFAPPLLFGIFWKGGNKKGAIAGILAGFSVWMYTLMIPALMRAGIIEHEGFWGGVFHSKLLNPTALFGLEGMDRWSHSLFWGLLLNVLLYVGVSIFTSQDSEEERQAFRFVESHSSRMLPARGIYSIRQIEDVLGQYIGKRESREFIEVFIARNNIQRDPISQDDLIRMRNEAEKILSGALGSPIAAIILEDKLTLTERERGELSSSIKQITDTLRLSRQELAEANRNLAYLKEFSENIIESAPVGIVTVDSLLMVKYWNREMETITGIKNSSAFNTSVLNLLPWIKRELFTQNMLGEMIVQTAAMQSFKININPLKDPSGGFVVIIEDITEKKKMEEQLLHSSKLASIGRLTAGISHEIGNPLASISSLVQEIRSMKLDSPEDVSFTEESLKTINSHIERIVKIVRSLGDFARISASEKTDIKIAEILDRTISLVSFDKRFKNIRMKLDVDSIPPLKVNPDQMQQVFFNLILNALDVMPEGGTLAVSIKETDGFVEIIFSDTGAGIEDSVLDRIFDPFYTTKTPGKGTGLGLSICYGIIKDHNGTINVKSKKGKGTTFIIRLPKTI
- the lptF gene encoding LPS export ABC transporter permease LptF — its product is MIIQRKIFKELLVNLLVIVFSLSVILFMEKFVRLSRLFMGRGADILDIVKIFVYIQPSLLLLSIPMSLLMAVFLTYGRMAADSEIVVLKASGMSFWGISRAAVILSVLSCMVLLFISIYLLPRGMFAFKKTLYETIVKKASMTFEEETFSDVFKDTVIYVKGIPGKDELKGIFVYREGDKTFKDPVVIVAENGVLTSNPGEGQIKLTMNKGLIHTYSGNSSSEIIFSTFDLVLMTGLDPMDKAKPEEIKTGKLWKESGSSTSWAIELHRRLALPFTCIIFGILGPALSGRIGKVGRLGGFSMSMSVLMLYYLLLITGESFVKAGKLPAFVGEWAPNVFFSALTVLFFYRAYMDKPIRKF
- a CDS encoding LptF/LptG family permease; amino-acid sequence: MKILRKYFLKEFIRYLVILLLSFTSIAIVAEFFDKINEFYTHKAPAHLIGQYFLLQAPGVMLYALPFASLFSVLMTIGMASKWREVLIIKASGCSTKRLFSGFLLIGVIFSLLALLLGETAVPAAARKAAWIRKVKILKESPRISFREGALWLKGIDKSLVRIDGFVADQNKILKTSIFSFNPSFVLEKRTEAAEAVWEDGVWKLKNVTVFDFTANTSRKYDSLISSAIEEPKMFDDEMKKPAEMNFAELYSYYTRLERAGFKNLRYAVRLYEKLSYPAINFIMVLFGVALALNSRLGGGIKAAGIGVLVSVAYWLIYSVSIALGNTGALPAWFAPWIGLIVFGITGSVLYLRIRD